One Solanum stenotomum isolate F172 unplaced genomic scaffold, ASM1918654v1 scaffold27263, whole genome shotgun sequence genomic region harbors:
- the LOC125851579 gene encoding glycosyltransferase family protein 64 C3, giving the protein MNKSIPLFSLRVIITLSIPFFVFSLRTGLPRLSDTCNRPAADLRSLQTDQTTVLINGYSEHRIPLLHSIAATYAAASSVAAVIILWSNPSTPPQILSDLSQNLSLSAASATPITILRQPSSSLNLRFHPHTSITTRSVLICDDDIEPDTNSINFAFNIWKSNPDRLIGFFVRSHNYDLTHKSWIYTMETQKYSIMLTKFMILNFHYLHQYTCNKEYSKLKLIVDEKNNCEDILMNFVIAEQVKKGPILVGAKKVRDWGDARNEGEGEGMKEREVGLSSRKGEHRKRRGECIGEFHRLLEKMPLKYSYGKVMEAIGEQGLCEKGGKLVYCDKQIFR; this is encoded by the coding sequence ATGAACAAGTCAATCCCCCTTTTTTCCTTACGTGTAATTATAACCTTATCCATACCCTTTTTCGTCTTTTCACTCCGAACCGGACTACCACGCCTTTCCGACACATGCAACCGGCCGGCGGCGGATCTCCGATCACTCCAAACCGATCAAACGACGGTACTAATCAACGGCTACTCCGAACATCGGATTCCACTTCTCCACTCAATCGCCGCCACTTACGCCGCCGCATCCTCCGTAGCCGCTGTCATCATCCTCTGGAGCAACCCTTCAACTCCGCCACAAATCCTCTCAGATCTCTCCCAAAACCTCTCCCTTTCCGCCGCCAGCGCAACACCAATCACTATCCTCCGTCAACCTTCCTCCAGCCTCAACCTCCGTTTCCACCCTCACACATCCATCACCACCCGATCCGTCCTCATCTGCGACGACGATATCGAACCGGACACAAACTCAATAAACTTCGCTTTCAACATCTGGAAATCCAACCCAGATCGCTTAATCGGATTCTTCGTCAGATCTCATAACTATGACTTAACACATAAATCCTGGATCTACACAATGGAAACCCAGAAATACTCAATCATGTTAACAAAATTCATGATCTTAAACTTCCATTACCTCCATCAATACACATGCAACAAAGAATACTCGAAACTGAAACTCATAGTAGACGAAAAGAACAACTGTGAAGACATATTGATGAACTTTGTGATAGCGGAGCAAGTGAAAAAGGGTCCGATATTGGTGGGTGCGAAGAAAGTGAGGGATTGGGGAGATGCAAGGAATGAAGGTGAAGGTGAAGGTATGAAGGAAAGGGAAGTGGGTTTGAGTAGTAGAAAAGGAGAGCATAGGAAGAGAAGAGGAGAGTGTATTGGTGAGTTTCATAGGTTATTGGAGAAGATGCCATTGAAGTATAGCTATGGAAAAGTGATGGAAGCCATTGGAGAACAAGGTTTATGTGAAAAAGGTGGTAAGTTGGTGTATTGTGATAAAcaaatttttagatga